Proteins encoded in a region of the Caballeronia sp. M1242 genome:
- a CDS encoding M20 family metallopeptidase, translating into MTRDTALQIADRYFQSGAFLDDLQRRVAYRTESQEADSAARLMAYLTEELTPTLTMWGFRCRVVENPAAGAGPFLVAHRHEADDLPTVLTYGHGDVVRGYDAQWREGLSPWSVTVDGDRWYGRGTADNKGQHSINLAALKAVLDARGGKLGFNLKLLFETGEEVGSPGLSAICEQLRDELAADALIASDGPRLAADRPTLFLGSRGVINFRLDVKLRDGAHHSGNWGGLLRNPGIVLANAIATMVDENGKILIEGLRPPPIPDSVVRALADITVGGNPGEPDVDADYGEPGLTPAERVFGWNNIEVLAFRAGNPDKPVNAIPATAFAHMQIRFVVGTDWRNLQQIVRDHLDAHGFPMVDVEVERGMPATRVDPDNPWVKWALRSLTQTTGTRPVLLPNLGGTLPNDVFADVLGMPTLWVPHSYPGCSQHAPDEHLLGSVASEGLRIMAGLFWDLGTREGDAANGNPADHLPRKTNGGLRHE; encoded by the coding sequence GTGACCCGCGACACCGCCCTTCAAATTGCCGATCGCTACTTTCAGTCCGGCGCGTTTCTCGACGACTTGCAGCGGCGCGTCGCGTATCGCACCGAAAGCCAGGAGGCCGACAGCGCCGCGCGGCTCATGGCTTATCTCACCGAGGAACTGACGCCGACGCTCACGATGTGGGGCTTCCGCTGCCGCGTGGTCGAGAATCCTGCGGCTGGCGCGGGGCCGTTTCTGGTCGCGCATCGCCATGAAGCCGACGACCTGCCGACGGTGCTGACCTACGGCCACGGCGATGTCGTGCGCGGCTACGATGCGCAGTGGCGAGAAGGCTTGTCGCCGTGGAGCGTGACGGTCGACGGCGACCGCTGGTACGGCCGCGGCACCGCCGACAACAAAGGGCAGCACAGCATCAACCTCGCCGCGTTGAAGGCGGTGCTCGACGCGCGCGGCGGCAAGCTCGGCTTCAATCTGAAGCTGCTCTTCGAGACCGGCGAGGAAGTCGGCTCGCCCGGCCTTTCGGCCATTTGCGAGCAGTTGCGCGACGAGCTCGCCGCCGACGCGCTGATCGCTTCCGACGGACCGCGCCTCGCCGCCGACCGCCCGACCCTGTTTCTGGGCTCGCGCGGCGTGATCAATTTCCGGCTCGACGTTAAGCTGCGCGACGGCGCGCATCACTCGGGCAACTGGGGCGGCCTGCTGCGCAATCCGGGCATCGTGCTCGCCAACGCGATCGCGACGATGGTCGACGAGAACGGCAAGATTCTGATCGAAGGCTTGCGTCCGCCGCCGATTCCCGATTCGGTGGTTCGCGCGCTCGCGGACATCACCGTCGGCGGCAATCCGGGCGAACCGGACGTGGACGCCGATTACGGCGAGCCGGGACTCACGCCCGCCGAGCGCGTGTTCGGCTGGAACAATATCGAAGTGCTGGCCTTTCGCGCCGGCAATCCCGACAAACCGGTGAACGCCATTCCCGCAACCGCGTTCGCGCATATGCAGATCCGCTTCGTGGTCGGCACGGACTGGCGCAACTTGCAGCAGATCGTGCGCGATCACCTCGATGCGCACGGCTTCCCGATGGTCGATGTCGAAGTGGAGCGCGGCATGCCCGCGACGCGCGTCGATCCGGACAATCCGTGGGTCAAGTGGGCGCTGCGCTCGCTCACGCAAACCACGGGCACGCGGCCCGTGCTGTTGCCGAATCTCGGCGGCACGCTTCCCAACGACGTTTTCGCCGATGTGCTCGGAATGCCGACGCTATGGGTGCCGCATTCGTATCCCGGCTGCTCGCAGCACGCGCCGGACGAGCATTTGCTCGGCTCGGTCGCGAGCGAAGGGCTGCGCATCATGGCGGGCCTCTTCTGGGACCTCGGCACGCGCGAAGGCGATGCCGCCAACGGCAATCCCGCCGACCATCTGCCGCGCAAGACGAACGGAGGGCTTCGCCATGAGTGA
- a CDS encoding MFS transporter, whose product MSDSATISTSPETQGKERSVARLIVATSIGNALEFYDLVVYGYFAGTLSKLFFPTHDHTVSLLLTLGTFALSYLARPVGALVLGSYSDRRGRKASLTLSIAMMTLGTAMVALMPTYATIGLAAPVLIFVSRLLQGFSAGGEFGSSTAFLVEHAPERSGFMSSWQFSSQGASTLLASLFGAVLTGSLTSAQLEGWGWRIPFLFGVLIGPIGLYIRRRIDETPEFEHAEKVASPVRELLATQKERLLVSIGSLVLTTTANYMLLYMPTYAARQLGLAPSSGFIATLTAGFIMMVLVPVVGHLSDKYGRTRIMLITGVIFFLTVYPAFMFMNAHPSLPTLLAAVIWVALLKATYFAPIPALMSELFPTATRTTGMAFGYNIGTTVFGGFTPLAVASLIALTHNNLAPGLYLMIAAVVSLFTLVWARKRLDVR is encoded by the coding sequence ATGAGTGATTCGGCCACCATTTCGACGTCGCCCGAAACGCAAGGCAAGGAGCGCAGCGTCGCACGACTGATCGTCGCGACATCGATCGGCAACGCGCTCGAGTTCTACGATCTCGTCGTGTACGGCTATTTCGCCGGGACGTTGTCGAAGCTCTTTTTCCCGACGCACGATCACACCGTCTCCCTCCTGCTCACGCTCGGCACGTTCGCGCTCTCGTATCTCGCGCGGCCGGTCGGCGCGCTCGTGCTCGGCTCGTACAGCGACCGCCGCGGACGCAAGGCCTCGCTCACGCTCTCCATCGCGATGATGACGCTCGGCACCGCCATGGTCGCGCTGATGCCGACTTACGCGACCATCGGGCTCGCGGCGCCGGTGCTGATCTTCGTCTCGCGGCTGTTGCAAGGCTTCTCGGCCGGCGGCGAATTCGGCAGCTCGACGGCCTTTCTCGTCGAGCACGCGCCCGAGCGCAGCGGCTTCATGTCGAGCTGGCAGTTTTCGAGTCAGGGCGCGAGCACGCTGCTCGCATCGCTCTTCGGCGCGGTGTTGACCGGCTCGCTGACGTCCGCGCAGCTCGAAGGCTGGGGCTGGCGCATTCCGTTTCTGTTTGGTGTACTAATCGGACCGATCGGGCTGTATATCCGGCGACGCATCGACGAAACGCCGGAATTCGAGCACGCGGAGAAAGTGGCGTCGCCCGTGCGCGAACTGCTCGCGACGCAGAAGGAGCGGCTGCTCGTGTCGATCGGATCGCTCGTGCTGACGACGACCGCCAACTACATGCTGCTCTACATGCCGACGTATGCCGCGCGGCAGTTGGGACTCGCGCCCTCGTCCGGCTTCATCGCGACGTTGACGGCCGGTTTCATCATGATGGTGCTCGTGCCGGTGGTCGGGCATCTCTCCGACAAGTACGGGCGCACGCGCATCATGCTGATTACCGGCGTGATCTTCTTCCTGACGGTCTATCCGGCGTTCATGTTCATGAACGCGCATCCGTCGCTGCCGACGCTGCTCGCCGCCGTGATCTGGGTCGCGCTCCTCAAGGCGACGTACTTCGCGCCGATTCCCGCGCTGATGTCCGAGCTGTTCCCGACCGCCACGCGCACGACCGGCATGGCCTTCGGCTACAACATCGGCACGACGGTGTTCGGCGGCTTTACGCCGCTCGCCGTGGCGTCGCTCATCGCGTTGACGCATAACAATCTCGCGCCGGGACTGTATCTGATGATCGCGGCGGTCGTGAGTCTCTTCACGCTGGTCTGGGCGCGAAAGCGCCTGGATGTGCGTTGA